A part of Deltaproteobacteria bacterium genomic DNA contains:
- a CDS encoding ABC transporter ATP-binding protein encodes MIDLENVSRVYQRGADVIHALENVSLHVPRGRFVALMGPSGSGKSTLLNVLAGLDRPSSGEVTVAERRLNELSEDELAEFRAQTVGFVFQFFNLIPVLSALENVELPLLLTNLPRADRRRRAETALRVVGLSDRASHLPRQLSGGEQQRVAIARAIVTDADLVVADEPTGDLDARNAEEILSLLQTLKRDFNKTVVIVTHDPRAEKWVDEVIHLDKGVLLETRPGGGSREMAVSR; translated from the coding sequence TTGATCGACCTCGAGAACGTCTCCCGTGTCTATCAGCGCGGAGCGGACGTGATCCACGCGCTGGAGAACGTGAGCCTTCACGTGCCCCGAGGCCGCTTCGTCGCTCTGATGGGGCCGTCCGGCTCCGGCAAGTCCACGCTCCTGAACGTGCTCGCGGGCCTGGACCGCCCGAGCTCGGGCGAGGTGACGGTGGCGGAGCGACGCTTGAACGAGCTCAGCGAGGACGAGCTGGCGGAGTTCCGCGCACAGACCGTCGGATTCGTGTTCCAGTTCTTCAACCTGATACCGGTGCTCTCCGCGCTCGAGAACGTCGAGCTTCCGCTGCTGCTCACGAATCTGCCGCGCGCGGACCGGCGCCGGCGCGCCGAGACGGCGCTGCGCGTGGTGGGGCTCTCCGATCGCGCGTCGCACCTGCCCCGGCAGCTCTCCGGCGGCGAGCAGCAGCGCGTGGCGATCGCGCGCGCGATCGTGACCGATGCCGATCTGGTGGTGGCCGACGAGCCGACCGGCGACCTCGACGCCCGGAACGCCGAGGAGATTCTCTCGCTGCTGCAGACGCTGAAGCGCGACTTCAACAAGACGGTCGTGATCGTCACGCACGACCCGCGTGCCGAGAAATGGGTGGACGAGGTGATCCACCTCGACAAGGGCGTGCTGCTCGAGACCCGCCCCGGTGGGGGATCCCGCGAGATGGCGGTCTCGCGGTGA
- a CDS encoding ABC transporter permease encodes MGGRGDPPRQGRAARDPPRWGIPRDGGLAVKFLPFVLRNLARNKLRSLLTASAIALAIALVCILRTMPAGMDAFLSSIASNTRISTHNEAGMVYQMPYSYLQKVRAVPGVVAAISWQWFGGAVDASRGVEFPNFAVDPEDFGRVYEDWNVSQQALDDFRKYRDAAIVGRGTLEKKGWKLGDVITLQSTLFGLELSFRIVGEVPNPRAVQLYFQREYLVQAFAALGTPLDSTGMIWSRIDDPERVGPVMRQIDEMFRNGEAETTSETEKSFFGNFFGSLKGIVTVIMIVAGIVTLCIVFIAANTASMSVRERVGEIAILKAIGFRSRTIFTTLLAEAVLLSTVAGAAGALISLALTSLLRSSLVSTGPQLGPLTGFVVTDAILVQAIFIAFFIGILSGWLPALGASRRSVAQTLREVF; translated from the coding sequence ATGGGTGGACGAGGTGATCCACCTCGACAAGGGCGTGCTGCTCGAGACCCGCCCCGGTGGGGGATCCCGCGAGATGGCGGTCTCGCGGTGAAGTTCCTGCCCTTCGTCCTGCGCAACCTCGCCCGCAACAAGCTGCGCTCGCTGCTCACCGCTTCGGCGATCGCGCTCGCGATCGCGCTGGTCTGCATCCTGCGCACGATGCCCGCCGGGATGGACGCGTTCTTGAGCTCGATCGCCTCGAACACGCGAATCTCGACGCACAACGAGGCGGGAATGGTCTACCAGATGCCGTACTCGTACCTGCAGAAGGTTCGCGCCGTTCCGGGCGTGGTCGCGGCGATCAGCTGGCAGTGGTTCGGGGGCGCGGTCGATGCGTCGCGCGGCGTGGAGTTCCCGAACTTCGCCGTCGACCCCGAGGATTTCGGCAGGGTCTACGAGGACTGGAACGTGTCGCAGCAGGCGCTCGACGATTTCCGCAAGTACCGCGACGCCGCGATCGTGGGCCGCGGCACGCTCGAGAAGAAGGGCTGGAAGCTCGGTGACGTCATCACGCTGCAGAGCACCCTCTTCGGCCTCGAGCTCTCGTTCCGGATCGTCGGAGAGGTTCCGAATCCGCGAGCGGTCCAGCTGTACTTCCAGCGCGAGTATCTGGTTCAGGCCTTCGCCGCCCTGGGCACGCCGCTCGACTCGACCGGGATGATCTGGTCGCGGATCGACGATCCGGAGCGGGTCGGGCCGGTGATGCGGCAGATCGACGAGATGTTCCGGAACGGCGAGGCCGAGACCACGTCGGAGACGGAGAAGAGCTTCTTCGGGAACTTCTTCGGCAGCCTGAAGGGCATCGTGACCGTGATCATGATCGTCGCCGGAATCGTGACGCTCTGCATCGTCTTCATCGCTGCGAACACCGCGAGCATGTCGGTGCGCGAGCGGGTGGGCGAGATCGCGATCCTGAAGGCGATCGGTTTTCGCAGCCGGACGATCTTCACCACGCTTCTCGCCGAGGCGGTCCTGCTCTCCACCGTCGCCGGCGCGGCGGGTGCGCTGATCTCGCTGGCCCTGACTTCGCTACTGCGCTCGAGCCTCGTCTCGACCGGGCCGCAGCTCGGGCCGCTCACCGGCTTCGTCGTCACCGACGCGATCCTGGTCCAGGCGATCTTCATCGCGTTCTTCATCGGGATCCTCTCCGGCTGGCTGCCGGCGCTGGGCGCATCGAGGCGAAGCGTCGCGCAGACGCTGCGCGAAGTGTTCTGA
- a CDS encoding efflux RND transporter periplasmic adaptor subunit, whose protein sequence is MPADAPRNLRDDLQALRIDRGAPTSVPRGRPPRRHWLGALAVGSLLALALAAWLLWSGPREVAVAYASRIEAGGSAPAAPVLSGSGYVVTADKYISVGTRIPGRIEKFFVDEADRVKTGDPLVQLDDRDYRAALASAKARLEVVRANASLHRIDAERVRRLREENYASQSELDSAQTQLRVDRAQIAQLEAEVAQAQVNLDYTVLRAPTGGVILAKLKEVGEMAVPGGFAGSGELIRLANLDELRAEVDVSEADLARVRLGGKAEVVPDAYPDLRYDARVVKLYPQVNRQKGTLKIEVSISNPDEALLPDMSVRIHFLGDEEPARAGGPALVLAPRSAVRSDANGSYAWVVTNGRLRRQALRTGANQGEQAVVFEGLSGGEALVVGEAADLAEGQRVAPR, encoded by the coding sequence ATGCCCGCCGACGCCCCGCGGAATCTGCGCGACGACCTGCAGGCGCTGCGCATCGACCGCGGCGCGCCGACCTCGGTTCCGCGCGGTCGCCCGCCGCGCAGGCACTGGCTCGGCGCCCTGGCGGTCGGCTCTCTGCTGGCGCTCGCCCTCGCGGCCTGGCTGCTCTGGAGCGGACCTCGCGAGGTCGCCGTCGCCTACGCCAGCCGGATCGAGGCGGGGGGGAGCGCACCCGCGGCGCCCGTGCTCTCCGGCTCCGGCTACGTCGTCACCGCCGACAAGTACATCTCCGTCGGCACGCGGATTCCCGGCCGGATCGAGAAGTTCTTCGTCGACGAGGCGGACCGCGTGAAGACCGGCGACCCGCTGGTGCAGCTCGACGACCGCGACTACCGCGCCGCGCTCGCGAGCGCGAAGGCGCGGCTCGAGGTCGTGCGCGCGAACGCGAGCCTGCACCGGATCGACGCCGAGCGCGTGCGCAGGCTCCGCGAGGAGAACTACGCCTCGCAGTCCGAGCTCGACAGCGCGCAGACACAGCTCCGCGTCGACCGCGCGCAGATCGCGCAGCTCGAGGCCGAGGTCGCACAGGCGCAGGTGAACCTCGACTACACGGTCCTGCGCGCGCCGACCGGCGGCGTGATCCTGGCGAAGCTGAAGGAGGTCGGAGAGATGGCGGTGCCCGGCGGCTTCGCTGGCTCCGGCGAGCTGATCCGGCTTGCGAACCTGGACGAGCTCCGGGCCGAGGTGGACGTCTCGGAGGCGGACCTCGCGCGCGTACGGCTCGGCGGCAAGGCGGAGGTGGTCCCCGATGCGTATCCCGACCTACGCTACGACGCGCGGGTCGTGAAGCTCTACCCGCAGGTGAACCGGCAGAAGGGCACGCTGAAGATCGAGGTCTCGATATCGAACCCGGACGAGGCTCTGCTCCCCGACATGAGCGTGCGGATCCACTTTCTCGGTGACGAAGAGCCTGCCCGTGCCGGCGGTCCCGCGCTCGTGCTCGCGCCGCGCTCGGCCGTGCGCAGCGATGCGAACGGGAGCTACGCCTGGGTCGTCACCAATGGCCGCCTGCGCCGGCAGGCGCTGCGCACCGGCGCCAATCAGGGCGAGCAGGCGGTGGTGTTCGAGGGGCTTTCCGGCGGCGAGGCTCTCGTCGTGGGCGAGGCCGCGGACCTGGCCGAGGGCCAGCGCGTCGCGCCGCGCTAG
- a CDS encoding FtsX-like permease family protein, whose protein sequence is MALPISYSWRSLIARGTRTTFTVLVIALVVIATTLFWSLIASLKRTLVSSGSPENLVVMRKGATNDGSSQLTLESLQAIRFFEGIARDADGNPLISPELVVQPFFATTDGGRENVLVRGVEPMALRVHDEVVIAEGRMFTPSSGETVVGRGVSRRYKGASLGDELKFGRGTWKVVGILEAGGSSFESEVWVDARELANDAKRTLPYSGVRLRVAPGADMDALVRRIGDDPRYALEATREIDYYESLSSSANTLYVIVIGLAVLAGVGAVFGATNTMYAAVQSRTAEIGTLRALGFSRGSILLAFLSESVMMALFAFALGAIGASLLGRSISWLLGGIAFGAATFTTNVIQLHVAAGDLLMPLALSLLIGVFGGLAPAARAARMRPVDALRKA, encoded by the coding sequence ATGGCGCTGCCGATCTCCTACAGCTGGCGCAGCCTGATCGCGCGCGGCACCCGCACGACCTTCACGGTGCTGGTGATCGCGCTCGTCGTGATCGCGACGACTCTGTTCTGGAGCCTGATCGCCAGCTTGAAGCGGACGCTCGTCTCGTCGGGATCGCCGGAGAACCTGGTGGTGATGCGGAAGGGCGCGACGAACGACGGCTCGAGCCAGCTCACGCTGGAATCGCTCCAGGCGATCCGTTTCTTCGAGGGCATCGCGCGCGATGCCGACGGCAACCCGCTGATCTCGCCGGAGCTCGTGGTACAGCCGTTCTTCGCCACGACGGACGGCGGGCGGGAGAACGTGCTGGTGCGCGGCGTCGAGCCGATGGCCCTGCGCGTCCACGACGAGGTCGTGATCGCCGAGGGCCGCATGTTCACTCCGTCGAGCGGCGAGACGGTCGTCGGCCGCGGCGTCTCCAGGCGCTACAAAGGAGCGTCGCTCGGCGACGAGCTGAAGTTCGGTCGCGGCACCTGGAAGGTGGTCGGCATCCTGGAAGCGGGCGGGTCGTCCTTCGAGAGCGAGGTCTGGGTCGACGCGCGCGAGCTCGCGAACGACGCCAAGCGCACCCTGCCCTATTCGGGCGTCCGGCTGCGCGTCGCTCCCGGCGCCGACATGGACGCGCTCGTGCGGCGCATCGGCGACGACCCGCGCTACGCGCTGGAGGCCACGCGCGAGATCGACTACTACGAGAGTCTCTCGTCGTCGGCGAACACGCTCTACGTCATCGTGATCGGGCTCGCGGTGCTGGCGGGCGTGGGGGCGGTATTCGGCGCCACGAACACGATGTACGCCGCGGTGCAGTCGCGTACAGCCGAGATCGGCACGCTCCGGGCGTTGGGCTTCTCGCGCGGCTCGATCCTGCTCGCGTTCCTCTCCGAGTCCGTGATGATGGCGCTGTTCGCGTTCGCACTCGGGGCGATCGGTGCATCGCTGCTCGGGCGCTCGATCTCGTGGCTGCTCGGCGGCATCGCCTTCGGAGCGGCGACCTTCACCACCAACGTGATCCAGCTGCACGTCGCGGCCGGCGACCTGCTGATGCCGCTCGCTCTGTCGCTGCTGATCGGCGTCTTCGGGGGCCTGGCGCCCGCGGCGCGCGCCGCGCGAATGCGTCCGGTCGACGCGCTGAGGAAGGCCTAG
- a CDS encoding citrate synthase (catalyzes the formation of citrate from acetyl-CoA and oxaloacetate) has protein sequence MSEPVQEYTGAIDRGLEGVVTCTTSISTIEGSTLLYRGYTIEDLAAHASFEEVVYLLWYGWLPTRRELEEFSTDLHHSMALPPESFGWFHGLPTRVHPMDFLHAVIAGMTLHDPDANLVNAAATLRKSTRLAARIGTIVTAYQRVRSGQWPLQPLPDQSIAWNFLYMLKGVEPDEQEVRRFDTCLILHADHELNASAFSARVTSSTLSGIYSSVMAAIGTLKGPLHGGANEQVARMLLEIKSPDRLEAWLEAALASGEKIMGFGHRVYKEGDPRAKILKAMSREITREVGHPEMYEMSARLEELMGQRKGLICNVDFYSASVYHSMGIPIDLFTPVFATSRVAGWCAHVLEQYQNNRIYRPRGKYVGPTGEVYTPIDER, from the coding sequence ATCGCGGCTACACGATCGAGGACCTCGCCGCGCACGCGAGCTTCGAGGAGGTCGTCTACCTGCTCTGGTACGGCTGGCTGCCGACCCGCCGCGAGCTGGAGGAGTTCTCGACCGACCTCCACCACAGCATGGCGCTGCCGCCCGAGTCGTTCGGCTGGTTCCACGGGCTCCCGACGCGCGTGCACCCGATGGACTTCCTGCACGCGGTGATCGCCGGCATGACGCTGCACGATCCCGACGCGAATCTGGTGAACGCCGCCGCGACGCTGCGCAAGTCGACGCGCCTCGCCGCCCGGATCGGCACGATCGTCACCGCCTACCAGCGCGTGCGCAGCGGCCAGTGGCCGCTGCAGCCGCTGCCCGACCAGTCGATCGCCTGGAACTTCCTCTACATGCTGAAGGGCGTGGAGCCCGACGAGCAGGAGGTCCGGCGCTTCGACACCTGCCTGATCCTGCACGCGGACCACGAGCTCAATGCCTCGGCGTTCTCGGCGCGCGTCACCTCGAGCACGCTCTCCGGGATCTACTCCAGCGTGATGGCGGCGATCGGCACGCTTAAGGGCCCGCTCCACGGCGGCGCGAACGAGCAGGTCGCGCGGATGCTGCTCGAGATCAAGTCGCCCGATCGGCTCGAGGCCTGGCTCGAGGCCGCGCTCGCCAGCGGCGAGAAGATCATGGGCTTCGGCCACCGCGTGTACAAAGAGGGCGACCCTCGCGCGAAGATCCTGAAGGCGATGAGCCGCGAGATCACGCGCGAGGTCGGTCATCCCGAAATGTACGAGATGAGCGCGCGCCTCGAGGAGCTGATGGGTCAGCGCAAGGGGCTGATCTGCAACGTCGACTTCTACTCGGCGTCGGTCTACCACAGCATGGGCATCCCGATCGACCTGTTCACGCCCGTGTTCGCGACCAGCCGCGTCGCCGGCTGGTGCGCGCACGTGCTCGAGCAGTACCAGAACAACCGGATCTACCGGCCGCGCGGGAAGTACGTCGGACCCACCGGAGAGGTCTACACGCCGATCGACGAGCGCTGA
- a CDS encoding cation:proton antiporter produces MTALLPGELALLLLAVGLLLATAQLCASGARALGQPSVLGELLAGILLGPTLFGRIAPELSAALFPLEGGQAAAFQGLSVISIVLFLAVAGLEVDLGRLLARLRVASSVGLAGILVPFAFGFGAAYAWPAGLGADGSADPGVFALFIGTALSISALPVIAKTLVDLDLYRTDLGALIVGAAVFNDLIGWTLFGVVVATFTTGAPTISGVAGGIGLTLAAVALALSVGRALVLRILRWIGSGARDSGGIVVFVVCAALASAALSELSGHGALMGAFLAGVVMGGTLETSPRRLIALERLVGVVFAPLFFGSLGLRADFVASFDPWLVVVVFAIACVGKVIGCGLAAQWSGLPLREAWAVGFGMNARGAMEMAMAFVALQYRIISEELFVALVVMALATSAMSGPAMRWLVGRRTRRLFLAHLQPRTFVPILAGEDRTEVIRALARVAAPAAGLGAEVLCEAVLAREAIMPTGVGQGIAIPHARMPGLGAPVVALGLSNLGVDFGAPDGELARLVVLVVTPEHDDLIQIELLAEIARSLQNAETRLAVSHARSFEDLADALRAAPHPGGKG; encoded by the coding sequence GTGACCGCACTCCTTCCCGGCGAGCTCGCGCTTCTCCTGCTCGCGGTGGGCCTGCTGCTCGCCACGGCGCAGCTCTGCGCGTCCGGTGCGCGTGCTCTCGGCCAGCCGTCCGTCCTCGGCGAGCTGCTCGCCGGAATCCTGCTCGGCCCCACGCTCTTCGGGCGCATCGCTCCCGAGCTCTCTGCGGCGCTCTTTCCGCTCGAAGGTGGACAGGCCGCGGCGTTCCAGGGTCTCTCGGTGATCTCGATCGTGCTCTTCCTGGCCGTGGCCGGGCTCGAGGTGGATCTCGGCCGGCTGCTCGCCCGGCTGCGCGTCGCGTCCAGCGTCGGCCTCGCGGGAATCCTGGTTCCGTTCGCATTCGGCTTCGGGGCCGCCTACGCCTGGCCGGCGGGATTGGGCGCCGACGGCTCGGCCGACCCCGGGGTCTTCGCGCTCTTCATCGGGACGGCGCTCTCCATCTCGGCGCTGCCGGTGATCGCGAAGACACTCGTCGACCTCGACCTCTACCGCACCGATCTCGGCGCGCTCATCGTCGGGGCCGCGGTCTTCAACGACCTGATCGGCTGGACGCTGTTCGGCGTGGTGGTCGCCACGTTCACGACCGGCGCTCCGACGATCTCGGGCGTGGCCGGCGGGATCGGGCTGACGCTCGCGGCCGTCGCGCTCGCGCTCAGCGTGGGCCGAGCGCTGGTCCTTCGGATCTTGCGCTGGATCGGGAGCGGCGCCCGCGACTCGGGGGGGATCGTCGTCTTCGTCGTCTGCGCGGCCCTTGCGTCGGCGGCCCTGTCCGAGCTCAGCGGCCATGGCGCGCTGATGGGCGCGTTCCTCGCCGGCGTGGTGATGGGCGGGACGCTCGAGACCTCGCCGCGGCGCCTGATCGCGCTCGAACGCCTGGTCGGGGTCGTCTTCGCGCCGCTCTTCTTCGGAAGCCTGGGTCTGCGCGCCGACTTCGTCGCGAGCTTCGACCCCTGGCTCGTCGTCGTCGTCTTCGCGATCGCCTGCGTCGGGAAGGTGATCGGCTGCGGGTTGGCCGCGCAGTGGAGCGGCCTGCCGCTGCGCGAGGCCTGGGCGGTTGGATTCGGCATGAACGCGCGCGGCGCGATGGAGATGGCGATGGCGTTCGTCGCGCTCCAGTACCGGATCATCTCGGAGGAGCTCTTCGTCGCGCTCGTGGTGATGGCGCTCGCGACGTCGGCCATGAGCGGCCCGGCGATGCGCTGGCTGGTGGGGCGCCGCACGCGCCGGCTCTTCCTGGCGCACCTGCAGCCGCGCACGTTCGTGCCGATCCTGGCCGGCGAGGACCGCACCGAGGTGATCCGAGCGCTTGCCCGAGTCGCCGCGCCGGCCGCGGGTCTCGGAGCCGAGGTTCTCTGCGAGGCCGTGCTCGCGCGCGAGGCGATCATGCCGACGGGCGTGGGGCAGGGGATCGCGATCCCGCACGCGCGCATGCCCGGACTCGGCGCGCCGGTCGTCGCGCTCGGGCTCTCGAACCTCGGAGTGGACTTCGGCGCGCCCGACGGCGAGCTCGCGCGGCTCGTGGTGCTCGTCGTCACTCCAGAGCACGACGACCTGATCCAGATCGAGCTTCTCGCGGAGATCGCGCGCTCTCTCCAAAACGCGGAAACCCGCCTTGCGGTGTCGCACGCGCGCAGCTTCGAGGACCTTGCCGACGCGCTGCGCGCTGCGCCGCATCCGGGGGGGAAGGGCTAG